The Rhopalosiphum maidis isolate BTI-1 chromosome 2, ASM367621v3, whole genome shotgun sequence genome segment aaatatttgatattttttatttttataagccaAATTTTTaccttatttacttatatttgatCCATTAACAAACGTTGAATACCTATGTACATAATGTCTTCTAATGaactcaaatataaattataataaaggcatcaaatataattttataatttgattttttttttattctaaaaacgtTTATAGGAATTAAAACTATAGTTAACATTCTaacatagtttaaaatataatatattaattaatgttgttaTTCTTTTAATTAGGTGTTTTTAGTCCTGCAGCTACAAATCTTAGTCCTCAACAAAGAGAAACACTATTAAATTGCGGTGCAGAATGTAAAGGAGTGTTAGTTTCATTAgcattcaaaatgtttttattagctGTGGCATCATGGGCAATTTTCCTACGTCCCGTGAAAGCAACTATGCCCCGCATTCATGTTTTTAGAGCAATCGTCTTAGCATTAGTGTCAATTTGCTGTGGTATTTTTTGGCTTTTCTATGTAGTTCAAGTCACGGAGGGTAAGTTTTGATCTTTATTACTCAATAATatccaataatatgtattttaatagaatcTTAGAATCTTTAAGTCAAGAAACTTAAACCTCcttttttatacaatgattACATtagatatcaatttttattatatacctagatagtaagaataaatttaaatattttgtttataaagaaaaatattatttttctaaattaagttataaagtatatgttattaatattaataatgttaatatgtattaattattttcttgagGTTTCTATTCAtaagacatatattataaaatatcaaatttatttttcaggaGTACGAGCAACAGCTACAGGTGAAGATTTGCTTGAGTATCGTGCCTTGGTATCCTATTCTTCTTCCCTATGTGATTGTCTACTTTGTATTCATTATGTTGCCATAGTGTTAATGGAAATAAGACACCTTCAGCCAGCTTTTTACATcaaggtatatatttaataaattaagtaacatTGGCTTTAGTTGGGTTTAACCTATTATcacataaatgattaaaaaccgCTAAGGACAAAAtcacacatatattttaataattctcatAACCTGTTATCACATTGTCcaaattgacatttttaaatgtcatctaaatttcactataaataatacagataCAGATAATAATCGATACAGATTATATCACtatcaattatttacttatctaaaatattatatacacataaaaattataattatttatttgaaaattaaaaatctaaacaattttaagtatttttctgtttttaaattttaaattaatttttatttaagatattttttttttcaaatgtttaggatatttttgtgtaattaggttatatttcatttgtttAAGGTTTCACAAgctgcttataaattataaaacttgttcaaaattaaattttatgcatCAAATactccttaaaaatattttgctttagaatattaaataaatatgtacattatcattcaagaaaataaaatattaaaaatgacaataatttttttttttatttcaattgctttttgtaaatgttttagaacataaaatttgtaaaaaatatttttgaaaaatttgacttaattattgtgtaaacaCATGAATGGATTCTTTTGTATAAATGATGACTTCAATTATctacttaaaatgtctattttaatattttataaaagtaaatcaatatttctatagttgtaattttttttattattattatgtgttttattaattataattttaaaaagtattttgtttgcacaatttttatttttaatttgaacaaagttaactattaatttatgtatatgtgtatactctGTCCAAAATGAGATTGTGACTAGGCAATGATTAGTTTTTGTCGAGTGAGGGTCAGACAACAcccgtttaaatttaatgaccaaaaaaaattaatttttattctacttatttattaataatatcttttaattcatattataaattataggttgTTAGGAGTCCTGATGGTGAAAGTCGATCATATCCTATTGGTCAGTTAAGCATTCAGCGTGCTGCTGTTTGGGTTCTTGAACGATATTATACTGAATTTTCTATATACAATCCATACTTGGAGCGTTTACCAGTCTCaaagtctaaaaaaaatgcttccagttttaaattttatgacattGAAGGTATAGGAAGTAACACACTCCAAATGAGTCAGTCAAGAGGTACAATGAATGGTCATGCTAGACGTCGAGACTCAAGTCATAACGAACGATTCTATGAAGAACATGATTATGAACGAAGAGTTAAGAAACGAAGAGCCAGGCTCTTAACAGCTGCCGAAGAGGCATTCACCCATGTTAAACGATCACATCATGATCctggtaattattttacatttaatattatgccttattattttacataatgattttaatttataagtaactaAATTCTGTGTTTTAAGGTGGTGGTTCTGCCATGGATCCATATGAAGCTGCTCAAGCTGTTTTCCCAACTATTGCACGATCTCTTCAAAAGTATTTAAGAGTAACTAGGCAACAGCCAAGGCATACTGTAGAGTCAATTTTGTCTCACCTTGCTTTATGTTTAACTCATGATGCTTCACCAAAGGCATTTTTAGAACCTTACTTGAGTGCATCTCCTGTATTACAAGTAActttttagattaattaatttatatattatttttgacattgtaattttctacaaacatcatattttatattattttctttctagaaTGAAAAAGAACAAAAATCACTTCAATCCTGGtcattaatttgtaatgaatTATTGACTCGAGCACTCAAAGATGGAACTGTGTTTCAATTACGACAAAATGATCTTTCACTTTTGTGTACAGTGCATAAGCTTCCCCATTTTAGTATTATCGAAGAAGTTATCAATCCAAAATCAAATAGATTTGTTCTTAAGTTAAACTCTGAAACTTCTgtctaaatgttttattatttttgacataaaagtattaaacttGACCGACCAAGATTCAATGTATTTTCTAGtcttcaaatttaattgagtataaactacttaatttttaacagtatATTTGGTATGCCTCAAAATTAAgtgtagtatttttttcttatcaatttagaatatattatatatatttatttacaagttaTCTCCTTTTAAGTACGTTGGTGGTTTTATAGtaattctatttctagtgatttagtttttgtttataaactgATAAACTAAGAATTGCAAGTGAATAGTTGTATTGTCATGGTAAAAACACTAAATCATCTTCAAAATCGTTAGGcttgtcaaaaaaataattatcaatcaaCAATATCACTGCcgtcaacaaaaaataatatcattatttttacttaaaatttatgtttcacTATATTTTCTTAGGCaggatttgtttttcaacattttcataaggtacaattgaattttttgtgtaaaaacttctagattatcatatattttattgtgtattgttCAATATCTTAgcattaaatttagaatttttatgtcttgattaaatttaacgttttactgatattatactgttttataGTCTtgcattttcataaaatacacaaGAATAAATTTAGTACACTTACTTTTGGGACATACCTCATATATAACTATCATAGTATTAAGGCGTTTTGTATAACACATCTTATCTGCTTATTTTCAACAACTgactacatttaatttattaattatctattctttattaatgtatgtatgtatttaatatataattgaatattctaGTGCAGTTACTGATTTATCTGCATTTTTCTCCTTtgtctttataaattaataaaaattacataatttaaattagatattcttccataatattatttgattttaattatatcattttgaataatttacaaaaattattattttaaaaagactgttgtataaaataaaattattttttttattgaaataccaatattgtaatattttgaagcTCAATTCATCGGGgccatatacttatttttttattacaataacaatattgccaataataacaataatattaaacatttattcttTGCAATGTGtcaagatatttttatcacagttttattttcagtattatttcatcttaaattttattactattatgttttatactttgaagttttataactcatttaatttagttattttttgtttattaactttttatattttaaaatattattttaataaagataataatatattgtatttaattagcCTACATTTAGTacctgttttataaaattattgtggtactcaatattgtttttgggCTGAATGGGTCTCTATACGCACAAAAAATCTattctaaatttattgataagattatttttactcaatatatgaattataacctAGTTAACtaatgacattattataatacatttttgtagtgcaatttttttatttatacatatttcaacttttgttttataccaaattatatttaagttttaattataagtccCAAATGTAACGTATGCAACGTACGTGATATTTATgaactaattaaaaacatattaatgtaacatgaaatgttaatattttaatatgaaatataaaaaaaaatttctattaattattttgtttttaatttgtctgGTATTCAAAACAAAGagataagttataagtatattgttgtacatcattagaatatatttttatgcaaatatactTTGTGTAGAATTTGAAAGAAACACCAATTTtgagcaaataaaaaaacgatttaaatagAACATAGTTTTATGTTCAATAAGTAGTAAATGTGTAACTACCCACTGGTATCATGGTCGGGATAAGTCAtctgaataaaaacaaaaaaaactaaaaagaaattgttatcaaaaatgCAATCTTTCTATTTAGAATAAATGCTATACTATTGCTAATACATAATAGACCATGTCCTTAGTACACTAGTACCTAGTATCTACTCCATGCTTGTATACAGGTTGGTTGaaacagttaatttttatatctaatgtttactataatttaattatttatgggcATTACACCCAATTACAGCTTATAGTTCTATTAGTTCTAAAActagacataaaaaaatatatgtatatataatatgtaatagtaaaaaacattttttaatgataatataaaagaagtaaaaatataaatacacattatattttctttaattataattactgcatcataaatcataataattatattacattatcacattctcatacattttaatacgtttcaataaaacaataaaattgtgtagcattatgtatagttatttaagaagcattattatcatagatttattttcaaaataatttataataatgttattttgtcaTTGCGTGTATTCGTGTAAACATTGTAaactgacaaaaataaaataacaataagtatctatcataatcataaattaataattataattataggtattgaaaactttatcaatagttataatgtttataaaaagtagttgtaaaaatgttcgttatttatttaaaattttaatcaatggtCATCATCACACAGTGAAGgctattttaagttatacctGTTGAAGTTCTAGGTTCTAGctatacatattactatattacatataaatatacaatatataaattatatgcaatatgttttatgtattatgtatcaatGTTACATTCTTAAATTGAGTGGTAGCTGGTAGGTATGTATTCTCAGTacttattttctatttcataAGTACCTAGGTATGCAATTTGTTGAAATTTATAGCTACTGTACCTACTTAGTACAGTAGTAACCAGTGGCCgctttataatacataggtataggttttaaataatttgaatgcgAACGTGCTTACGGTGATAATGGTTAGGTTATTTTTCCATCAACTTGACTCTGAGGTCTTAGATACACACGTAATTTAGGCCAAGTCTGTATCactatattacataaacaatttCTACAACATCTCATATAATTCTGATGCGTGGTTATGGGTTGGcactttttatttgtgtagATTGAAAACTTGGCTTAGATCGAAAGTTGGGCAAGAACGTTTAAGTGGTTTGGATTTACTACAAATAGACATATTGATATACCTACTGACTACTaagcaaataattaataaatttgctatgatgaaaaaaaacttagattttttaatttagaaaaattcaggctgaaaattattataaatactaattactagtaaactttttcaatttttataatataaattataatgtttaattattttaatatattgtaaatatttaatatatataatattgaataatttaatagtctataatattatttttttttcaactccGATCACACTTGTTTTATGGTGGAAGGGGGTGTTATATTgtcaagaaaataattatttagaattaaattttataagacaCTGGGTGCTTGGCACTATAGCACCCGCCCTCCTTGAGTTACCCTTAGTTCACCCCACTACATAACGTCAAATCAAATACGCCTCTGAACTCAACTGATCTAAAAATGTCGATCTGATATCGAAAAGATACCACAAGTCTAAAGTACCCATGGATTATACACAAGCTAAGATGCGTCAAAactatcaaaatttataaaatgtaaatataatttctgttttaacaaaaagtttaaaaattatctgatAGTGTTAACTTGCGCACGCAATCGAAAATCAAGCCATTTTATTGCGTATTATTAGACGTTACTCAACCTAATACTGCCGTCGCTGAtccaaatattaatcatttcaaacgaatacaataatttatgtgcATGGTATACGTACACTAATgtcaacaaattatatttttaaaatatttattttttataatttattacatattataactgaCAAGTTATAACCATCTGTGGGGGATTTCATAATTTCGGTTACTGAATCCCGAATAAGTAGTCTGTAAAATGACTATCTACTCGTTGACGTTCGTCACTAATAAACAATTTGCAATGAAGTTAAAATgacatgtacaatatattgattttacaataatccATACGGCAAACGTCCATGATTTCCATCTATTCGGGTGCTACGAACTCGAGTCAATGTtcccataaaataataattaataaaattgaaaatacaaataggtatatgtttatagtaagttcatagtatataatatataattattaaaatacaaaaaaaaaaattaattgtatcattaatatctaattgttaaaatttaaaatgtatctagaagtaccttataatttttttccaattcaattctaataaataaaaaaaaagtgttaggTATatcctatttatttaaaaatataatttactatatatttatttttggcacACTTGTCTCCGCCTTACG includes the following:
- the LOC113551838 gene encoding vang-like protein 2 isoform X2, whose amino-acid sequence is MYRNNTRTSRKYSDSLNNPYETAMAPYQTTVMLDDTRDGQDVVEVQILPQDENWGENTTAITGNTSVQSGSMEEMGALWPDTEQKSAFPILCHRYIATTLTGLLSLVAFLSPLAMLVLPKLGVFSPAATNLSPQQRETLLNCGAECKGVLVSLAFKMFLLAVASWAIFLRPVKATMPRIHVFRAIVLALVSICCGIFWLFYVVQVTEGVRATATGEDLLEYRALVSYSSSLCDCLLCIHYVAIVLMEIRHLQPAFYIKVVRSPDGESRSYPIGQLSIQRAAVWVLERYYTEFSIYNPYLERLPVSKSKKNASSFKFYDIEGIGSNTLQMSQSRGTMNGHARRRDSSHNERFYEEHDYERRVKKRRARLLTAAEEAFTHVKRSHHDPGGGSAMDPYEAAQAVFPTIARSLQKYLRVTRQQPRHTVESILSHLALCLTHDASPKAFLEPYLSASPVLQNEKEQKSLQSWSLICNELLTRALKDGTVFQLRQNDLSLLCTVHKLPHFSIIEEVINPKSNRFVLKLNSETSV
- the LOC113551838 gene encoding vang-like protein 2 isoform X1; translated protein: MDTESIRSMSEYSSKSKYKSHSLKSGGNHRSNSYKNNTRTSRKYSDSLNNPYETAMAPYQTTVMLDDTRDGQDVVEVQILPQDENWGENTTAITGNTSVQSGSMEEMGALWPDTEQKSAFPILCHRYIATTLTGLLSLVAFLSPLAMLVLPKLGVFSPAATNLSPQQRETLLNCGAECKGVLVSLAFKMFLLAVASWAIFLRPVKATMPRIHVFRAIVLALVSICCGIFWLFYVVQVTEGVRATATGEDLLEYRALVSYSSSLCDCLLCIHYVAIVLMEIRHLQPAFYIKVVRSPDGESRSYPIGQLSIQRAAVWVLERYYTEFSIYNPYLERLPVSKSKKNASSFKFYDIEGIGSNTLQMSQSRGTMNGHARRRDSSHNERFYEEHDYERRVKKRRARLLTAAEEAFTHVKRSHHDPGGGSAMDPYEAAQAVFPTIARSLQKYLRVTRQQPRHTVESILSHLALCLTHDASPKAFLEPYLSASPVLQNEKEQKSLQSWSLICNELLTRALKDGTVFQLRQNDLSLLCTVHKLPHFSIIEEVINPKSNRFVLKLNSETSV